The genomic region TGAATTTAAAATTAAAAGTATGCTTGATTTTATAATAAATACATATAAAACAAAAATATATATTTCAGAACTTTTAGATGAAAATAACAAAAGTTTTACGAATCATTCATTTATGCGAGTATCGCCTGAAATTTTTTGGAATAATTATTATTACCATCCGTGTTTGAATGGAACCATAACATTGAATGCAGAAGGAAAAATATTACCCTGTCCTTCAATGGAAAATGAAATAATCGGGGATGTTGCAGAAAACAAAAATGCTCTTAAAGAAGTATTTTTAGATAATAAAATAGATAAATATTGGAAACTAAATCTTGGGAAAATAGAACAATGTAAAGAATGTATATATAGATTTGGCTGTTTTGAATGCAGAGCAATAGAAGTAAAAATAAGTCAGGAATTGAATGGAAAATCATTATGTAAAAGAGGTGATTGAAATGGAGTTATATTCAATTATCATAATATTGACAGTTTCAGTAATATATTATACAGTCAGAATAAAAATGGAATATAAAGAAGGGACATTAAAATATTATTTAAAAAGTCAATTAAGACATTTTATAGTCATTGCAATTATATTAACATTATTCTGGATAATACTAAAATAAGAGGAGAGGATATATATGGAAATAATAAAATTTAAAGGAGTAAAAAAGCGATATTATAATGGGACTGAAGCAATAAAAGGGGTGGATTTTTCAGTAAGAAGAGGAGAAATAATAGGAATAATAGGCCCAAATGGTGCTGGAAAAACCACATTAATAAAATTAATACTGGGATTATTAAAACCAACAGGAGGTGAAATAGAAATCTTTGGAAAAAACATAAAAAACATAAAAAAATCAGAAAAGAATAAAATAGGTATGGTGCTCGATACACCAGGATTATATGATGATTTAACAATAGAAGAAAATATAAGATTCTGGCAAAAAGTATATAAGAAGAACAATAATGAAATCTGGGATTTAATTGATAGATGGAAATTAACAGAAAAGAAAAAAACATTGGTAAAAAAGCTTTCAGCAGGAATGAGGCAAAAGATCGCAATATTAAATTCATTATCGCATGATCCTGAATTAGTAATAATGGATGAACCTACATCAAACCTCGATCCTGAAGCCAGAAGAGATATAGTGGATTTTTTAAAAGGTTTTAAAGGAACTGACAAATCATTGATAATAACATCACATGATTTATTTGATATAGAAAGAATATGTACGAGAATAATATTTCTCAGGAAAGGAAAAATTATAGTTGATGGAACATTAAAAGAAATGAAAAAAGCATTAAAAATAGAAGATAAAGTAAAAATTATAGTTAGTCAAAAAATACCTGAAAAAATAATAAGAGAAAACAACATAAATATATCTGATGAAAAAACAACAATTATACCAGAAGAAAAGGTTGATGAAATATTGGAAATATTCCGAAAAGAAGGAATTGATGTAAAAAGAATAGAAGACGAAAAAACAACACTTGAAGATATGTATATCTCAATTGTCAGGGAGGATGAAGAAAATGTGGGCTATAATTGAAAAAGAATTAAAGACTTTCTTTCGTAAAAAGAAAGAAAGAAATTTATTCATAATAGTAACAATAATATGGACAATAACAATGCACATAGGAGAGAAACATATATACAATCCATATTTTACTGTAGGCGTATTAGTTTCTTTTTTTATTCCATATATCTATGGATGGATAGCTTTTAATGAAGAAAAAAAGAATAAGAATCTTTTATATTTATTATCTTCGCCACTTGATATAAAAGAGATATTTGCTGGTAAAATCATAGCTTTATTTATATTCACAATAGGTATAGAAATTTTGACTATAACAATAGGAATGATAATAAATCCATTTGCGGGAGGAATATATCCAACAGTTTCTGATCTAATTACATTAATTCTTACAATACCTATAGGAATGACAATAATAAGTGCAATATTAGGAATTAGTCTTATGATTTTAGATAATCCATTTATAATAAAAATAGTGCTATTTTTATTAATTTATTTTTTTGCATTTAAGAGTGAAAAAATAAAGAATATATTTATAATATCAGAATTGTACTACATATTATTTGGAATATTGCTGATAATAGGAATAATATATCTGACACCATTTCTTCTTAATAAGGAGAAAATATATGAATGAGAACCTATTAATCTGGAGGTAGTGAAATGGGAAACATAGGATTTCTCTATAAATACACTAAAGGGCATAGAGGAAGATTGATGACATCGACGATAATGATAATAATATTATCGTATGTATCAATAATGCCAGCAAAATACTACAAAGAAGCAATGGATAACGGGATATTGGCAAGTGATTATGAATATTTAAAAAAGGTTTGTATAACATTAATAGGGATTTATGTATTAAAAAGTATATTGAACTATATAACCTCAAAAATATTTATAATCAGCAGTCAGAGTATAATATTTGAAATAAAAAAGGATCTATTAAAAAGGGTATTAAAATTACCAATGACCTTTTTTGAAGGAAAAGAAACGGGATATATAATGGCAAGAGTTGGAGAGACAGATAAATTACAGATACTATTTTCACAACAAACATTTAAAATATTGATAAGCATAATAGAATTTATAATAGTGTTATATATATTGATGAAATATAATGTAAAACTGACATTAATTGCACTGGCAATAATGCCGTTGTATTATATAGTAACAAGTAAATTTACGGGAAATATATCAAAGATTTCAATGGAATTAATGGAAAAAGGCGCAAAAATGAGTGGAAAATTAGAGGAAAGTATAAGCGGAATAGAAGAAGTTAAAAATCTAAATATAGAAGAAAAAGAAACCAAAAAAAATATTGATTATAACAAAGAATTTGTAAAAACCGCGATAAAACAGGGGATATTATACTCAATAGGAATGGAATTATTAACGTTAATAAGTGCAATAGCAGGAATAATAGTATTATTTATGCAGGAAAAGATATAATCTTTTCAGGATTTACAATAGGTGGATATATAGCATTTGCAAACTATATAGGAAAATTATATGCACCTGTAATACAGCTGGGAACAACAACATTAACAATACAACCAGCATTGAATTCATTAAAAAGAGTAAAAGAAATAATGGAAGAACTAACAGAAGAGGAAAGAAATATAAAAGGGGAGGAATTGACAGAAGAGATAAAAGAGATAAAAATGGAAAATATAGAATTTTCATATGATGGAAAAACGAAAGTATTAAAAGAGATAAATCTGGAAGTAAAAAAAGGAGGAAAAATAATTATAAAAGGACCAAATGGTTCTGGAAAAACAACGTTGATGAAGTTGTTATTGGGAATATATGATGCGGCTTGCCCCCTGGATATTGGAGAATAAATAAGGAAAACTCATTTTTTCACACAAACAATAAAATCATTAAATTTAATAGATTTAATTTCGTCTAAGTTAGAATCAATATCTTGATTAGAAAAAAGATTAAAAACAAAATCAGGAGTAAAATAATTTAAAGAACCGTGAGGCCTTAAATTATTGTAAAAATAAATGTATGAAATATAGTAATTATAAACATCATCAATATGTTCAAATTCAATAGATTCAACAAATTCACGTTGAACACTAGAATGAAAAGATTCAATATAAGCTTGAGAATTAGGATTATTTTTGTAACCAAATTCATGAATAATATTTAATTCATCCATAAAAGCAGCAGTAATTTTAGCTTTAAATTGTGGTCCATTATCTGTCCTAATAATGAGATTATCAGGAGTAGCACCTCTAAAATTAATAGCTTTTCTTAAAGTTGAAATAAAATCTTTAGCTTTAATAGAATTACCAATATAAACACCAACAACAGCCCTATCAAAACTATCGATTATAGTAAGTATTGCGATATAACCATCATATTTAGTGGGGATAAATTTAATATCTGATTCCCAGTATTGATTAGGTCTGGTAATATCGTGATTTTTAGGTCTTCTTTTAGGATGTTTTGGATGATGACGATAATTTCTAATAAGATTTAATTCTTTTCTTAATCTATGAATCTTTTTGTGATTAATAATAATATTATACTTGTGTCTAAAAATAGCAGCTAACTTCTTAGAACCAAGAGTTTTGTAAAAGAACTCAGGATTCAAAGGGTCATCAATAGATAACAAATCAACAAGCAATTGTTTAATATAATCATCAGAAACTTTTTTACCGTCAGCAGTATAGGAATGACCTTTAAAATAAGACTTTCTGGTTCTTTTAACAACAAAAAACAACCTGGTATTATAATAAAAAGAACTGGAACTAATGTTATAACGATTGAGTAAAAAAGAAGTAGAAACACCAAAATCTCTATATTTAAAAACAATCAAAAGATTACCAATAAAAGTCACTTTTTCCAGTTGTGTTTTTTTTTCAAAAAGTTAATCTCATCTTCTTGCATTTTAATAAGCAACTCTTTTTCAATAAGAAGACGTTCATAATATTCAATTTTTTTCTTTAAAGAATTAGTATCATTGGAATTATTATCAGGTTTAACAATACCAGCAGACTCATAAATAAAAGGAGGAACCTTAGAAATATCAGAAATAATGGACTTAGGCCTTCCTTTCTTAGAATTGAAGATATTGTCATCATAACCAGAATCTTCATATTTTTTAACCCATTTATGTAAAGTATGAGGGGAAGGAATACCATTCTTACTAGCAATATCGGATAAAGACTTATCAGAATTAAGATATTCTTTAACAACTTGAAGTTTGAAATCAGGAGAATACTTATTTCTATTTTTCATACCAAACACCCCTTTCATTCCTTTAGTTTAATGATATCATTTTCTTATTTTTTCTCCAAATATTCCATGGGGTGATTACGTGATGGATATAGAGGAAAAATAATTATAAATGGAAAGAATCAAAAAGAAATAGATGTAAAATCATTGAGAGAAAAATTCGGAATAGTATCGCAGAAAATATTCCTGTTTAACGATACAATAAAGAATAATATAATGTATTCATCAAAAGAGATCAGAGAAGAAAAATACAAAGAAATATTGAAAAAAAGCGAATTGGAAAAATTAATAAAAAAATTCCCATTAAAGGATAATCATATGATAACAAACAACGGGCAAAATTTATCAGGAGGACAGAAACAATTAATAGCAATAGCTCGAGCTCTGGCAAAAGGAGCAGATGTATTTATATTTGATGAAGCAACAGCACATATAGACAAAGAAATAAAAGAAACAATAAAACGGATAATAAAAGAGGAATTAAAAGACAAAATATGTTTTATAATAACTCATGATGATGATTTTGATGAAATTGGGGATAAAATATTAAAGTTAAAATATATTGAAGGTGATTCAATCTCTGAATAATGTGAGGTAAAAGCTTCACTTTAGGTAGCATGTAATTTTTTGTGTAAATGCCTCTTCTTGGATGGTAATAATTAAATAAAATTAGATTATTATTTTTAAATTATTTTCATATGAATTATCGTCTATATTGTAATGTGCTTTAGTAGTAATTTTTAGAAGTTTTTGATGTGTTTTTTTGGAAATAAACACTCTTTTGCAATTTTAACTGCAAGATTTAACATTATTAAATTGAGAATATATTTTTAGTGTTGTTTTTAGATTTATTTTTATGTATTCTTGATTATTTCAGGTTTTTGAATTTAGTTGTATTAAGAATTATAGACGTATTTTGTTATTCTTTCTTTAAAAAAGATGGATAGTTCGAGATTTCCAGTTTCTATATCGAGCTGTCCATCTTTTTGTTGCATCTATTGTTGCTAAATACAGTATTTTCATTAATGCATCATCATTTGGAAATATGGCCTGCTTTGCCATTTTAAAAACCCTCTTCTTGGTATTCTACTATATAAAGAAGAGGGTTTTTATTTTTTTCTATTTATACAAAATTTTTTATGGCCTATTTTATTCCAACTTCTTCAGTTCTTAAATATTCAATATGACCTTTATTTTTTAATATTTTCAATATTTCATTTTCTTTATCTTCTTCTATTGCAATTTCAAAACTTACATCTGCTGCAAATTCTTGATTTACTATTTTCCACCCATTTAATCTTTTTAATAATCTTTCAATTTCCGCATGTTTTGAATAATCTGTTTTCACTTTATATATTTTTAAATCTATATATTTTCCTATTTTAGAATTTATAATTGTTTCTTCTGCACATTGTGAATAAGCATCTATTAAGCCTCTTACTCCAAGTTTTACGCCACCAAAATATCGAGTTACTACTATTGCTATATTTGTTAAATCGTGTTTTTCAATAATACCAAATATAGGCTTTCCAGCAGTTCCTGATGGTTCTCCATCATCAGAATAATTAAATTTATTTCCATTCACTTTATATGCCCAGCAATTATGTGTTGCATTTCTATACTTTGAAGATATTTCTTTAATAAATTCTTTTGCTTCTTCTTCAGTATTAACTTTTTTTACATTACCAATAAACTCTGAACGCTTTATTTTTATTGTTGTTTCTTTAGGCGTTAATATTGAAAAATATATTTCAACCACCTCATTTCATTATTGATACAATTTAACTTTATATATTTCATATTCTTGAATATATATAAATTCATTTTCAGAAATCCATTTTACAAAATTCACATAACCTTTATCAACTAAATATCTTTTTATTTCTTCACCTGTTTTCAAATCTTTGATTATTATAAATTTTCCATCTGTCATTATGAGTTTATTTTTATTTATATCTATAGAAACTATCTTTCTAAAGAAATGATGGATTATCTTTTCCATATCTCCATTTAATATATTATATACGAACAAATTTGAATTAATATCCTCAATAAGTATTTTATAACTGTTTTTATATGGAATTATTTTTTTTATAGGATATGTTGTTATTATACTTTTTAAATATTTTTCCCCATCATTATAATGAAAAATAACTTTATTAGATGGTGTATTACTAAAATTCCTAAATTTATCCTTTGAATAATATGAAATCATAATTTTATTGCTAAAATCTCTTTTTATTTCTACCAAAAATCCCAAACTTCCATAATACTTTTTTATTTCATTTTTGTTTTTATAATCATATTTCACTATTTCTTTATCTTTATTTCCATAATAAATATAATCTCCATCAAACTCTGCTGCCACCTGATACGTTTGTTTTTTAAAAAGCAGTTTTTTACTTTTTAAATCATATACTCTTACTTCGCCATCTACTGTAGATATAAATAATTTATCTTTTTCTATTTTTATATTACTAATATAATCATATAATTCAATATTTAATATTTCTTTATTATTTTTTCTTATAGCAACTTCACAAAACTCATTTTCTATAATTTCATAATCTCCAATTTTATTATAAGAAACTATAACATCATCTGATTCATAAAAACTTTTTGCATTTTCTATATAATCAGGAAATACTTTTAAGTTCTTAAATCTTTTATAATATTCCCTATTTTCTTCGATATCATTATCAAGAGAATAAAATCTCAAATATCCATCTATATATTTAATAAATAAATTATCTGTTAAATATCCCATTTCAGGATATGCAACTCTACCTACATTGATAGACTTTATTATGTTAAAATCATTCAGATTTATCTTTAATATTTTTCCAGATAAATATAACACATAAATATAATTATTTTTTGAAGTTATTGTACTAATATAATCATTTTCAGGATACAAGACTTTCACTGTTTCATATGTATCTTTATCTAAAAAAGTTATTTTATTAAAACCGGAAGTTACAACTAAATATTTGTTTGTAAGTAATATTTTCTTTATAAACCAATCTGAAATCTTGATAGTGTTTTGAACACTATAATCTTTTATTATATCTATAGTGCCATCAGATTTTCCAATTATAATTTTATCATTAATATTTTTTATTGTCTCAATATTTTCATATGGAATAGTTTTTTCAATCTTTTTTGCATACATATTATAAAAAAACAAAAATTTTCCATTTGAAATAGTTATGAAATTACTTATAATTTTACCTATCGGAAATTTATTCCTATAATTCTCAAGTGTAAAGATATCTAATAATTTTTGTGTTTCCCTATCATATATTTTTAATTCAAATATATCAGAAATAATATCATATGTAATTACATACTTTTCGTTTTCATCTAAAATATATTTACCTTTAAATAATTTATATTCTTTTTTTATAGGATTTATTATTTCTATATAATTATTAGTATGTCTAATAATATCATTCCTATATACAGTAACTTTATCATCTGTTTTAAAGTTATAAATATTTTGAAGTTCTATATTTGGAACTATATATTTATCATAATAAAGATAATAAAAATAGTAATGAGCATATATACCATTAAATTCATTATTTTTATACTCTCGAACCCACCTTATCCAATCTTTAACTAATTCATCAAAATTCATCCCTGTTATTTCTTCAACATTGGTAAATAAATTTACATATAAATTTTTTATTTCTTCAATTGAATATTTACTCAATAAATATTCAAAAAATGATGGTCCATATCTATAGATATTATTAT from Marinitoga aeolica harbors:
- a CDS encoding ATP-binding cassette domain-containing protein, with protein sequence MEELTEEERNIKGEELTEEIKEIKMENIEFSYDGKTKVLKEINLEVKKGGKIIIKGPNGSGKTTLMKLLLGIYDAACPLDIGE
- a CDS encoding transposase, with product MKNRNKYSPDFKLQVVKEYLNSDKSLSDIASKNGIPSPHTLHKWVKKYEDSGYDDNIFNSKKGRPKSIISDISKVPPFIYESAGIVKPDNNSNDTNSLKKKIEYYERLLIEKELLIKMQEDEINFLKKKHNWKK
- a CDS encoding YigZ family protein; translated protein: MVEIYFSILTPKETTIKIKRSEFIGNVKKVNTEEEAKEFIKEISSKYRNATHNCWAYKVNGNKFNYSDDGEPSGTAGKPIFGIIEKHDLTNIAIVVTRYFGGVKLGVRGLIDAYSQCAEETIINSKIGKYIDLKIYKVKTDYSKHAEIERLLKRLNGWKIVNQEFAADVSFEIAIEEDKENEILKILKNKGHIEYLRTEEVGIK
- a CDS encoding ABC transporter permease, translating into MWAIIEKELKTFFRKKKERNLFIIVTIIWTITMHIGEKHIYNPYFTVGVLVSFFIPYIYGWIAFNEEKKNKNLLYLLSSPLDIKEIFAGKIIALFIFTIGIEILTITIGMIINPFAGGIYPTVSDLITLILTIPIGMTIISAILGISLMILDNPFIIKIVLFLLIYFFAFKSEKIKNIFIISELYYILFGILLIIGIIYLTPFLLNKEKIYE
- a CDS encoding ATP-binding cassette domain-containing protein; protein product: MIINGKNQKEIDVKSLREKFGIVSQKIFLFNDTIKNNIMYSSKEIREEKYKEILKKSELEKLIKKFPLKDNHMITNNGQNLSGGQKQLIAIARALAKGADVFIFDEATAHIDKEIKETIKRIIKEELKDKICFIITHDDDFDEIGDKILKLKYIEGDSISE
- a CDS encoding ABC transporter ATP-binding protein, with product MGNIGFLYKYTKGHRGRLMTSTIMIIILSYVSIMPAKYYKEAMDNGILASDYEYLKKVCITLIGIYVLKSILNYITSKIFIISSQSIIFEIKKDLLKRVLKLPMTFFEGKETGYIMARVGETDKLQILFSQQTFKILISIIEFIIVLYILMKYNVKLTLIALAIMPLYYIVTSKFTGNISKISMELMEKGAKMSGKLEESISGIEEVKNLNIEEKETKKNIDYNKEFVKTAIKQGILYSIGMELLTLISAIAGIIVLFMQEKI
- a CDS encoding IS3 family transposase, whose amino-acid sequence is MIVFKYRDFGVSTSFLLNRYNISSSSFYYNTRLFFVVKRTRKSYFKGHSYTADGKKVSDDYIKQLLVDLLSIDDPLNPEFFYKTLGSKKLAAIFRHKYNIIINHKKIHRLRKELNLIRNYRHHPKHPKRRPKNHDITRPNQYWESDIKFIPTKYDGYIAILTIIDSFDRAVVGVYIGNSIKAKDFISTLRKAINFRGATPDNLIIRTDNGPQFKAKITAAFMDELNIIHEFGYKNNPNSQAYIESFHSSVQREFVESIEFEHIDDVYNYYISYIYFYNNLRPHGSLNYFTPDFVFNLFSNQDIDSNLDEIKSIKFNDFIVCVKK
- a CDS encoding ABC transporter ATP-binding protein; this translates as MEIIKFKGVKKRYYNGTEAIKGVDFSVRRGEIIGIIGPNGAGKTTLIKLILGLLKPTGGEIEIFGKNIKNIKKSEKNKIGMVLDTPGLYDDLTIEENIRFWQKVYKKNNNEIWDLIDRWKLTEKKKTLVKKLSAGMRQKIAILNSLSHDPELVIMDEPTSNLDPEARRDIVDFLKGFKGTDKSLIITSHDLFDIERICTRIIFLRKGKIIVDGTLKEMKKALKIEDKVKIIVSQKIPEKIIRENNINISDEKTTIIPEEKVDEILEIFRKEGIDVKRIEDEKTTLEDMYISIVREDEENVGYN